In the genome of Mucilaginibacter terrenus, one region contains:
- a CDS encoding BrxA/BrxB family bacilliredoxin, with protein MYPEYFVAPMRAELTKVGFEELKDAESVEKAIKSEGTVFVMVNSVCGCAAANARPAARMAAQNEKHPDKLVTVFAGMEKEAVDAARNLMLPYPPSSPSMALFKDGELVHIIERHQIEGRPAQMIADNLIGAFEQYC; from the coding sequence ATGTACCCAGAATATTTTGTAGCCCCGATGAGGGCAGAACTTACCAAAGTTGGTTTTGAAGAATTGAAGGATGCCGAATCTGTAGAGAAAGCTATAAAAAGCGAAGGCACCGTGTTTGTAATGGTAAATTCTGTATGCGGTTGCGCCGCTGCTAACGCCCGCCCTGCTGCACGTATGGCCGCGCAGAACGAAAAACATCCGGACAAACTGGTAACTGTTTTTGCAGGTATGGAAAAAGAGGCGGTAGATGCAGCCCGTAACCTGATGCTGCCCTATCCACCATCATCACCATCAATGGCTTTGTTTAAAGATGGCGAGTTAGTGCACATTATAGAGCGCCACCAGATAGAAGGCCGTCCTGCACAAATGATAGCAGACAACCTGATAGGTGCTTTTGAGCAGTATTGCTAA
- a CDS encoding ABC transporter permease, with protein MIKNYLKVAWRNLVKNKTHTFINVAGLSVGMAVAMLIGLWIWDELSYDRSFENKDRIAQVMQHQTFNGKIGTQTAIPIPLGTKLSAEYRNDFKYVVLSSWNYDHILAYGDKKLNQQGSFMQAEAPDMLSLKMIEGTRTGLKDPSSILMSQKTARAVFGDEDPMNKTVKIDNQQLVKVTGIYEDLPRNSTLTDVSFILPWDLYMTTQPWLKRAATQWGNNSFQLFVQLNDNADINKVNARIRDIKAKNIAAQGDMVGASFKPVLFLHPMEKWRLYSEFKDGINTGGAIQWVWMFGIIGGFVLLLACINFMNLSTARSEKRAKEVGIRKAIGSIRAQLIGQFFSESLLVVAFAFVFCIVLVLLILPWFNQVANKNMSVLWLNPVFWIIGIGFSLLTGVVAGSYPAFYLSSFQPVKVLKGTFKAGRFAAIPRKILVVLQFTVSVTLIIGTIIVFRQVQHTKNRPVGYDRTGMVQMSMKTDDIHKNFMAVRTDLLSSGAIVEIAESGSPLTDVYSNNSGYTWKDKAPDLQDDFAYVPVSPEFGKTAGWKLIEGRNFSRDNLADSMSIILNESSVKFMNLKHPVGEIVKNGDDKLTVIGVVKDMVMSSPYEPVKTTIFAFNRNSANMIDIRLNPKVPVREALAKIEAVFKKYDPGSPFDYRFTDEEYSKKFSTEERVGKLAGFFTILAIFISCMGLFGMASFMAEQRTKEIGVRKVLGASVFSLWQMMSKDFVTLVCISLLLAIPTAYYFMHGWLQDYKYRAELSWWIFAGTAVCAIFITICTVSYQSIKAALANPVRSLRSE; from the coding sequence ATGATAAAGAACTACTTGAAAGTTGCTTGGCGCAATCTGGTTAAGAATAAAACACACACCTTTATCAATGTTGCCGGCTTGTCTGTTGGGATGGCAGTAGCGATGCTGATCGGTTTATGGATATGGGATGAGCTATCCTATGATCGTTCTTTTGAAAACAAGGACCGCATAGCACAGGTAATGCAGCACCAAACCTTCAACGGAAAAATAGGTACCCAAACTGCCATTCCTATACCTTTAGGCACAAAGCTAAGCGCCGAATATCGTAACGACTTTAAATACGTAGTGCTATCTAGCTGGAACTATGATCATATACTTGCTTACGGCGATAAAAAGTTGAACCAGCAAGGGAGTTTTATGCAGGCGGAAGCGCCGGATATGCTGAGCCTTAAAATGATTGAGGGAACACGCACCGGGCTAAAAGATCCTTCATCTATCCTTATGTCCCAAAAAACTGCCAGGGCTGTTTTCGGCGATGAAGATCCTATGAACAAAACGGTTAAAATTGACAACCAGCAGCTGGTTAAAGTCACCGGCATATACGAGGACCTGCCGCGTAACAGCACCCTTACCGATGTTTCTTTCATACTTCCCTGGGATTTGTATATGACAACGCAGCCCTGGCTTAAAAGGGCCGCCACCCAGTGGGGAAATAATTCATTTCAGTTGTTTGTACAGTTGAACGACAATGCAGATATCAACAAAGTAAATGCCCGTATCCGCGATATCAAAGCAAAAAATATAGCCGCGCAAGGCGATATGGTTGGTGCATCATTTAAACCGGTATTGTTTCTGCACCCTATGGAGAAATGGCGTTTATACTCGGAGTTTAAGGATGGTATTAATACAGGTGGTGCTATCCAATGGGTGTGGATGTTTGGTATAATAGGCGGCTTTGTTTTGTTGCTGGCTTGCATCAATTTTATGAACCTAAGCACCGCCCGTTCCGAAAAGCGCGCTAAAGAAGTAGGTATTCGTAAAGCTATCGGATCAATAAGGGCGCAGTTGATTGGTCAATTCTTCAGCGAGTCCCTTTTAGTAGTGGCCTTTGCATTTGTGTTTTGTATAGTGTTGGTGTTGCTGATACTACCCTGGTTTAACCAGGTTGCCAACAAAAACATGAGCGTACTTTGGCTAAACCCGGTGTTTTGGATAATTGGTATTGGCTTTAGTTTGCTTACAGGAGTTGTGGCAGGCAGCTATCCCGCGTTTTACCTTTCCTCTTTCCAACCGGTTAAAGTGCTTAAGGGTACTTTCAAAGCTGGTAGGTTTGCAGCTATCCCTCGTAAAATATTGGTTGTGCTGCAGTTTACCGTGTCGGTTACGCTTATAATAGGGACAATTATCGTATTCAGGCAGGTACAGCATACCAAAAACAGGCCGGTTGGCTATGATCGTACAGGTATGGTACAAATGAGCATGAAAACCGACGACATCCACAAGAACTTTATGGCTGTACGTACCGATCTGCTGTCGAGTGGAGCTATTGTAGAAATAGCTGAATCGGGTAGCCCGTTGACGGATGTATATTCTAACAATAGTGGCTATACCTGGAAAGATAAAGCCCCGGATCTGCAGGACGACTTTGCTTATGTGCCTGTTTCCCCTGAATTCGGCAAAACTGCAGGCTGGAAGTTAATAGAAGGACGTAACTTTTCCAGGGATAACCTGGCAGACTCCATGTCAATTATCCTTAACGAATCTTCGGTGAAGTTTATGAATCTCAAACATCCGGTAGGAGAAATTGTAAAGAATGGCGACGATAAGCTAACTGTGATTGGCGTAGTAAAAGACATGGTAATGTCTTCGCCCTACGAACCTGTTAAGACAACCATATTTGCTTTCAACAGGAACAGCGCGAATATGATCGACATCCGCTTAAACCCCAAGGTGCCGGTTAGAGAAGCTCTGGCTAAAATAGAAGCCGTATTTAAAAAATATGATCCGGGTAGCCCGTTTGATTATCGTTTTACCGACGAAGAGTATTCAAAGAAATTCTCTACCGAAGAGCGTGTTGGTAAGCTTGCCGGCTTTTTTACCATTCTGGCTATTTTCATTAGCTGCATGGGGCTATTTGGTATGGCATCCTTCATGGCAGAGCAACGCACAAAAGAAATTGGTGTACGTAAAGTTCTGGGTGCTTCAGTATTTAGTCTTTGGCAAATGATGTCTAAAGATTTTGTTACGCTGGTTTGCATATCGCTGCTGCTTGCCATTCCCACAGCATATTACTTTATGCATGGCTGGCTTCAGGATTATAAATACCGCGCAGAGCTTTCCTGGTGGATATTTGCAGGCACTGCTGTTTGTGCCATATTCATAACAATATGCACAGTAAGCTATCAAAGCATAAAAGCCGCGTTAGCTAACCCGGTAAGAAGTTTACGCAGCGAATAA
- a CDS encoding 3-keto-disaccharide hydrolase has protein sequence MRNNLKLWALAGLTCFAAAATAQVKPGYTSLFDGSTLKGWKKLAGNAEYTAANGVLTGTAVLNSGNTFLVTDKEYGDFVLELDIMTESNLTNSGVQVRSHYNPAGHEGKGLVYGRQCEIDPSERKWTGGIYDEGRRDWLYPMELNAAAKVDWKPGEYHHIKIESIGNTTKTFVNGIPTAMVVDTVDATGFIGLQVHAISDAGQAGKKIYFKNIQIKTTNLQPAPVTRNLYVVNLVSNQLSGYERQHGWKLLFDGKTNKGWHSATAATFPAKGWKIENGMLSVIGANGGESANGGDIVSDGQFAAFDLSFEFRMSKGANSGVKYFVTLDEKTQGSAIGLEYQVLDDAVHPDAKLGRDGNRTLASLYDLITAKKQSRFVHPIGAWNTGRVVVYPNNHVEHYLNGIKVLEYDRGSKEYRDLVAISKYKVWKDFGEARQGHLLLQDHGFDVDYRSIKIKELK, from the coding sequence ATGAGAAACAATTTAAAGCTTTGGGCACTTGCCGGATTAACGTGTTTTGCTGCGGCAGCTACAGCGCAGGTGAAGCCCGGGTACACCAGTTTGTTTGACGGAAGTACCCTTAAAGGATGGAAGAAACTGGCCGGCAATGCAGAATATACTGCTGCCAACGGAGTACTCACCGGTACCGCCGTGCTTAATAGCGGCAACACCTTCCTGGTTACCGATAAAGAATATGGCGACTTTGTGCTGGAGCTGGATATTATGACAGAAAGCAACCTCACCAACTCTGGTGTGCAGGTACGCAGCCATTACAATCCCGCGGGACACGAAGGCAAAGGGCTTGTTTATGGAAGGCAGTGTGAAATAGACCCCAGCGAACGCAAATGGACCGGTGGTATATATGATGAAGGCCGCCGAGACTGGCTGTACCCAATGGAACTTAATGCAGCGGCAAAAGTGGACTGGAAACCAGGAGAATATCACCACATAAAAATTGAAAGCATTGGCAACACCACCAAGACATTTGTGAACGGCATTCCGACCGCTATGGTTGTGGATACTGTAGACGCAACCGGTTTTATCGGTTTACAGGTACATGCCATAAGTGATGCAGGGCAGGCTGGCAAAAAGATATATTTTAAGAATATTCAGATAAAAACAACCAATCTTCAGCCGGCGCCTGTTACCCGTAACTTGTATGTAGTTAACTTGGTATCTAACCAATTGTCGGGCTACGAACGTCAACACGGCTGGAAGCTGCTTTTTGACGGCAAAACCAACAAAGGCTGGCATAGCGCTACTGCAGCAACGTTTCCGGCTAAGGGCTGGAAGATAGAAAATGGTATGCTCAGCGTTATTGGTGCAAATGGTGGTGAGTCGGCAAACGGCGGAGATATTGTTTCTGACGGGCAATTTGCCGCATTTGATCTTTCATTTGAATTCAGGATGAGCAAGGGGGCGAACAGCGGCGTGAAATACTTTGTTACGCTTGACGAAAAAACGCAAGGTTCGGCAATTGGTTTGGAATACCAGGTGCTGGATGATGCCGTACACCCCGACGCTAAACTTGGCCGGGACGGCAATCGCACATTGGCTTCGTTATACGACTTAATTACCGCTAAAAAGCAAAGCCGGTTTGTGCACCCGATAGGAGCATGGAACACAGGCCGGGTGGTAGTGTATCCCAACAACCACGTTGAGCATTATCTTAACGGAATAAAGGTGTTAGAGTATGATCGCGGCTCAAAAGAATACCGAGACCTGGTTGCCATAAGTAAGTACAAGGTTTGGAAAGACTTTGGTGAGGCAAGGCAAGGTCACCTGCTGTTGCAGGATCATGGCTTTGATGTTGACTACCGCAGCATCAAAATCAAAGAGCTTAAGTAA
- a CDS encoding Gfo/Idh/MocA family protein has translation MQRRTFIRTAAVGGTSFLVSENTLANGLYTGSPNKKVVIGVMGVNSRGAFLAQKLTAVPDVEIGYICDVDSVALNKCIADIEKLTGKKPQAITDVRKLLEKKDLDALVIAAPDHWHAPATILACQAGKHVYVEKPCSHNPHEGELAIAAAGKYNRLVQMGSQRRSFNNVQKMIKELHDGVIGRAYFARGWYTNNRKSIGYGKPAPVPANLNYELWQGYAPRRPYKDNLIHYNWHWHWNWGTGEALNNGTHEIDVMRWGLGVDFPNRVTSSGGRFAFKDDWETPDTQTILVNFPNNTALSWEGRSCNNYYSEGVGRGVVFYGDGGTIYYGGGNGYQVYDMDNKLVKEIKDETPVDASNKVSPTELLDRVHLQNFVSAIQGSEQLNQTIINGHKSTLIPQLGNIAQRTGRVLNCDASNGHILHDADAMKLWTRDYEPGWNLKV, from the coding sequence ATGCAAAGAAGAACATTCATCAGGACCGCAGCTGTGGGCGGTACTAGTTTTCTCGTTAGTGAAAATACCTTAGCCAATGGTTTATATACCGGTTCGCCTAATAAAAAGGTGGTGATAGGCGTAATGGGCGTAAACAGCCGTGGCGCATTCCTGGCTCAAAAGCTTACCGCAGTTCCGGATGTCGAAATTGGCTACATATGCGATGTGGATAGCGTAGCACTAAACAAGTGCATTGCAGATATAGAAAAACTCACCGGCAAAAAGCCCCAAGCTATAACAGACGTGCGCAAACTGCTAGAGAAAAAAGACCTGGACGCATTGGTAATTGCCGCGCCTGACCATTGGCACGCGCCAGCAACTATATTGGCCTGCCAGGCCGGCAAGCATGTGTATGTAGAGAAGCCTTGTAGCCATAACCCACACGAAGGAGAACTGGCAATTGCCGCTGCTGGTAAATATAACCGACTGGTGCAAATGGGTAGCCAGCGGCGCTCGTTCAACAATGTACAAAAGATGATTAAGGAACTGCATGATGGCGTGATCGGCAGGGCATATTTCGCACGCGGTTGGTATACCAACAATCGTAAGTCGATTGGATACGGCAAACCTGCACCCGTCCCAGCTAATCTTAATTATGAACTCTGGCAAGGCTATGCCCCTCGTAGGCCGTATAAAGATAACCTGATCCATTATAACTGGCATTGGCACTGGAACTGGGGAACTGGTGAGGCCCTCAACAATGGCACGCATGAAATAGATGTGATGCGATGGGGGCTGGGTGTCGACTTCCCTAACCGTGTAACCTCATCGGGCGGCCGTTTTGCCTTTAAGGATGATTGGGAGACACCTGATACACAAACTATACTGGTTAACTTTCCTAATAACACAGCCTTGTCATGGGAAGGCCGCAGCTGTAATAACTATTACTCTGAAGGCGTAGGTCGTGGTGTGGTTTTTTACGGTGACGGAGGTACAATCTACTATGGTGGAGGGAACGGTTACCAGGTTTATGATATGGACAATAAGCTGGTGAAAGAAATAAAAGATGAAACACCTGTTGATGCATCTAACAAGGTTAGCCCTACAGAATTGCTTGACCGGGTGCACCTGCAAAACTTCGTCAGTGCTATACAGGGAAGTGAACAGTTGAACCAAACTATCATCAATGGTCATAAATCAACCTTGATACCACAGCTAGGCAACATTGCACAGCGCACCGGGCGAGTGCTTAACTGCGATGCATCAAATGGCCATATCTTACATGATGCAGATGCAATGAAGCTTTGGACACGTGATTATGAACCAGGCTGGAACCTTAAAGTATAA
- a CDS encoding M1 family metallopeptidase: protein MKTLYAALIGGSMSALAISTAFAQAPAPESPAYKMYRETTPKINDLVHTKLDVRFDYKKRYLYGKEWVTLKPHFYPTDSLRLDAKGMDLKTIAVVKNGKNVPLKFTYDSLTVAIKLDKTYQGGEAYTLYIDYTSKPNELKAKGSAAISDAKGLYFINPDGTEKDKPTQIWTQGETESSSCWFPTIDKPNQKTTEEIAMTVPAKYVTLSNGRLASQKVNGDGTRTDVWKQELPHSPYLFMMAVGDFKIYKDKWRDKEVSYYLEPKYAPYAKDIFGFTPEVMEFYSKTLGVDYPWYKYSQIVVRDYVSGAMENTSATLHGEYVQGTKRELADRYYDGGRSTIVHELFHQWFGDYVTAESWSNLTVNESFADFSESIWAEYKYGKDAGDAHSYEAMLNYLSQPNAKTKNLVRFHYNDKEDVFDVVTYQKGGRILYMLRNFLGKEAFYKGLNIYLKTNAFKNGEAQQLRLAMEEASGRDLNWFFNQWYYGAGHPILNVTYKWDDATKKQTVYLEQTQDGNAFILPMAIDIYAGGKKVRHNVWMRDKTDTLTFDVAAKPDLVNVDGDKILLTKKTDTKSLDELSFQYFNAPLYLDRFEAIDGVKARQTDEKARKVIVAAMQDKYYGLRLKAINAANITTNDDVRNAAVPVLVKLAQSDENNLVRAAAINALGKLKASGNLNLFKQAYASDSYVIQGAAMNAIGQINPTEALQLAKSREKDAEGAAKQAVINVYATSGTDAEWPYVYNAFKNAGDPNTQFGMVRKVADFAARVKNPEYAQQGIQAIGEVGLKYKQYGVAPSVIQILNGIKDARTKMGDTASAATVDKAVAPLN from the coding sequence ATGAAAACACTTTACGCTGCCCTCATTGGAGGCAGTATGAGCGCGCTGGCCATCAGCACAGCTTTTGCACAAGCTCCCGCACCTGAAAGCCCTGCTTACAAGATGTACCGGGAAACTACTCCAAAAATAAACGACCTTGTACACACCAAGCTGGATGTTAGGTTCGACTACAAAAAGCGTTACCTGTATGGAAAGGAGTGGGTTACGTTGAAGCCCCACTTTTATCCGACCGACAGCCTGCGCCTTGATGCCAAAGGCATGGACCTTAAGACCATTGCTGTTGTAAAGAATGGTAAGAACGTGCCATTAAAGTTCACTTACGATAGCCTTACCGTTGCCATAAAGCTTGACAAAACTTACCAGGGCGGTGAAGCTTATACATTATATATCGACTATACTTCAAAACCTAACGAGTTAAAAGCTAAGGGAAGCGCAGCTATCAGCGATGCGAAAGGATTATACTTTATTAATCCTGATGGTACTGAAAAAGATAAGCCAACACAAATTTGGACTCAGGGAGAAACTGAAAGCTCATCTTGCTGGTTCCCAACCATTGATAAGCCAAACCAAAAAACTACGGAAGAGATAGCGATGACTGTACCTGCAAAGTACGTTACGTTATCTAACGGTCGCCTGGCTTCACAAAAAGTTAACGGCGACGGTACCCGTACCGACGTTTGGAAACAAGAACTTCCGCACTCGCCATACTTGTTTATGATGGCTGTGGGAGACTTTAAAATATACAAAGACAAATGGCGCGATAAAGAAGTAAGCTATTACCTGGAGCCGAAGTACGCGCCATACGCAAAAGACATTTTCGGCTTTACGCCAGAGGTAATGGAGTTTTACTCAAAAACCCTGGGCGTTGATTATCCATGGTATAAATATTCGCAGATAGTTGTTCGCGATTATGTAAGCGGGGCAATGGAGAACACCAGCGCAACCCTTCATGGCGAATATGTGCAAGGCACCAAACGTGAACTTGCCGACCGCTATTATGATGGCGGCCGCAGCACTATTGTGCATGAACTCTTCCACCAGTGGTTTGGTGATTACGTAACTGCTGAAAGCTGGAGCAACCTTACGGTAAACGAATCCTTTGCTGATTTTAGCGAAAGCATTTGGGCCGAGTACAAGTATGGCAAAGATGCAGGAGACGCACACAGTTACGAAGCTATGCTGAACTATTTAAGCCAGCCAAATGCCAAAACCAAAAATCTTGTACGCTTTCACTACAATGATAAAGAGGATGTGTTTGATGTAGTAACTTACCAAAAGGGCGGGCGTATTTTGTATATGTTACGCAACTTCCTGGGTAAAGAAGCTTTCTACAAAGGACTGAATATTTACCTTAAAACTAACGCCTTTAAAAATGGCGAGGCACAGCAGTTGCGTTTAGCAATGGAAGAAGCAAGCGGCCGCGATCTGAACTGGTTCTTTAACCAGTGGTATTACGGTGCGGGTCACCCAATATTAAACGTCACCTATAAATGGGATGATGCAACCAAAAAACAAACTGTTTATTTAGAGCAAACGCAGGATGGTAATGCATTTATACTACCAATGGCTATAGATATTTATGCAGGTGGCAAAAAAGTACGCCATAATGTTTGGATGCGCGATAAGACTGATACACTTACTTTCGACGTAGCTGCTAAACCTGACCTGGTGAATGTTGACGGTGACAAAATATTGCTTACTAAAAAGACCGATACCAAATCATTGGACGAACTTTCGTTTCAATACTTTAATGCTCCGCTTTACCTGGATCGCTTTGAAGCCATTGACGGTGTGAAAGCGCGCCAGACAGACGAGAAAGCACGTAAAGTTATTGTAGCAGCAATGCAGGACAAGTATTATGGCTTACGCCTGAAAGCAATTAATGCAGCTAACATCACAACCAACGACGACGTACGCAACGCGGCTGTACCGGTACTGGTTAAACTTGCACAATCAGACGAAAACAACCTTGTACGTGCTGCGGCAATAAACGCTTTAGGAAAGCTAAAAGCATCAGGCAATCTTAACTTGTTCAAACAAGCATATGCAAGCGACTCTTATGTGATACAAGGCGCTGCAATGAATGCCATTGGACAAATTAACCCAACAGAAGCACTCCAGCTGGCAAAAAGCCGCGAAAAAGATGCCGAAGGCGCCGCTAAACAAGCTGTGATAAACGTTTATGCAACATCAGGCACCGATGCCGAATGGCCTTACGTTTATAACGCGTTCAAGAATGCAGGCGATCCTAACACCCAGTTTGGCATGGTACGTAAAGTAGCGGATTTTGCTGCAAGGGTTAAAAATCCCGAATATGCACAGCAAGGGATTCAAGCTATTGGAGAAGTTGGCCTCAAGTACAAACAGTACGGCGTTGCTCCTTCAGTAATACAAATACTTAACGGTATTAAAGATGCGCGTACTAAAATGGGCGATACTGCTTCAGCAGCAACCGTAGATAAAGCAGTTGCTCCACTTAACTAA
- the cdaA gene encoding diadenylate cyclase CdaA: MQSFNFSFLKLGILDVVDVLLVAFIIYQLYNLIRGTIAANIVIGLVTIYLLYMVVRVLHMQLLTGILGKFVDVGIIAVIIVFQQEVRRFLLLVGKNASLQRNKAWWKYFFGKAEAEKNNYARIKPIVDACKSMKQTRTGALIVFAKYYDEQFYQNSCEVVEAKISKRLLESIFQKNSPLHDGAVVISENKIKSASCILPVTEKADLPAQFGLRHRAGIGVTEANDVTAIIVSEETGEISYAKQGRIKMNISFAELEKLLNKDFQ, translated from the coding sequence ATGCAGTCCTTCAATTTCAGCTTCTTAAAACTTGGTATTCTTGATGTAGTTGATGTGCTGTTGGTGGCGTTTATTATTTACCAGTTGTACAACCTGATCAGGGGGACAATAGCTGCCAACATAGTAATAGGTTTGGTTACTATCTACCTGCTTTATATGGTAGTAAGAGTGCTGCATATGCAATTGCTTACCGGCATATTGGGCAAGTTTGTTGATGTAGGTATTATCGCAGTCATCATAGTTTTTCAGCAAGAGGTTCGGCGGTTTTTGTTGCTTGTTGGTAAAAACGCCTCATTACAGCGCAACAAAGCCTGGTGGAAGTACTTTTTTGGAAAGGCCGAAGCAGAAAAAAACAATTATGCGCGCATTAAGCCAATAGTTGACGCCTGCAAAAGCATGAAGCAAACCCGTACCGGAGCACTTATAGTTTTTGCTAAATATTACGACGAGCAATTCTATCAAAATAGCTGCGAAGTGGTCGAGGCCAAAATCTCTAAACGGCTGTTAGAGAGTATATTTCAAAAGAACAGCCCATTGCATGACGGTGCGGTGGTGATATCAGAAAATAAAATAAAATCTGCCAGTTGCATATTGCCTGTAACTGAGAAAGCCGACTTGCCCGCCCAATTTGGTTTGAGGCACAGAGCTGGGATAGGCGTTACAGAAGCAAATGACGTTACAGCCATTATCGTTTCAGAGGAAACCGGCGAGATATCATACGCGAAACAAGGGCGTATAAAAATGAACATTAGCTTCGCCGAACTGGAGAAGCTACTCAATAAAGATTTTCAATAA
- a CDS encoding polyprenyl synthetase family protein: MLNINEIKKPIAAEIDVFEEKFKASMQSSVPLLDRITHYIVKRKGKQIRPMFVFFSASICGGINESTHRGAALVELLHTATLVHDDVVDNSYQRRGFFSINALWKNKIAVLVGDYLLSKGLLLSINNNDFSLLKIVSEAVKQMSEGELLQIEKVRRMDIGETVYYEVIRQKTASLIAACCACGAASAGASEEVIEKMRLFGEKIGIAFQIKDDMFDFGTDDVGKPLGIDIKEKKVTLPLIYALSNASSSEKKRIINLVKNHNDDSKKITEIINFVKQNGGLDYAGIQMKKYQDEAFAILDTFPAGDARTGLEQLVRYTTERNK; encoded by the coding sequence ATGCTGAACATCAACGAGATAAAGAAACCCATTGCTGCAGAAATTGATGTTTTTGAGGAGAAGTTTAAAGCCTCTATGCAAAGCTCTGTTCCGCTGCTGGACCGTATTACCCATTACATTGTAAAACGGAAAGGAAAGCAGATCCGACCAATGTTCGTTTTTTTTTCCGCCAGTATATGTGGTGGTATTAACGAAAGCACTCACCGCGGGGCTGCGTTAGTAGAACTTTTGCACACCGCAACACTGGTACATGACGACGTGGTAGACAATTCTTATCAGCGCCGGGGGTTCTTCTCTATTAATGCACTTTGGAAAAATAAAATAGCAGTGTTGGTGGGCGACTACTTGCTCTCGAAGGGGCTGCTGTTGTCTATCAACAATAATGATTTCAGTTTGCTTAAGATCGTATCAGAAGCGGTTAAGCAAATGAGCGAAGGAGAGTTGTTGCAAATTGAGAAAGTGCGTCGCATGGATATTGGGGAAACCGTGTATTATGAAGTTATTCGTCAGAAAACTGCGTCGTTAATTGCTGCGTGCTGTGCCTGCGGAGCAGCTTCCGCCGGAGCAAGCGAGGAAGTAATAGAAAAAATGCGATTGTTTGGTGAAAAGATCGGCATAGCATTTCAGATAAAGGATGATATGTTCGACTTCGGCACCGATGACGTTGGCAAGCCATTGGGCATAGATATAAAAGAAAAGAAAGTGACGCTGCCGCTGATATATGCTCTTAGTAATGCAAGCAGCAGCGAAAAGAAGCGGATTATCAATTTGGTTAAAAACCACAATGATGATTCTAAAAAGATCACCGAGATCATCAACTTTGTAAAGCAAAACGGCGGACTGGATTATGCCGGGATACAAATGAAAAAATACCAGGATGAAGCATTTGCTATTCTTGATACCTTCCCTGCAGGTGATGCACGCACAGGGCTGGAGCAATTGGTGCGATACACTACAGAGCGTAACAAGTGA